A single genomic interval of Fibrobacter sp. UWB13 harbors:
- a CDS encoding glycosyl hydrolase family 8, translating into MNRLVKMGLAGLFAFGLAQAKVNFPFPQMSDYGGNATLLSDKAKASEELKSQFAYWLKTMYNEQGDVAGVRSDPGSDTYFSEGVGYGMLLMVYFSDNTTSYQPQFDKIWNFYKKMMNENGLMIWKVGNLSQSWDAGNGAALDGDIDAAAALAMAYFQFGDEKYKEDAKKLIQAMKKSEFESNGLHLPGDKWGDAAFNRKNPGYFDPAYMPVFALIDTDNAEFWNKTAYDANMKLYEASSAEVTTGLIDDWTDKNGKSEDDYYSYDASRAPWRNAKAVCWHGDTRALALDKKMAEFVSTVSAANMKGPVLRSSGSLGNDHNSTFVTSLMTSLISDAKYQAKLDEYWKEAVALGDENYFNQSLKLLNGLLVSGNMPNLAAATPSQPTSSSSVNSESSSSSGTTALTAAMTSAPKMTLAGRTLQIAANGNVHVDLISMTGSVLKSFDNHANGVLNVSLKAVPNGLYVVRVKNAGMTSLKKIKLD; encoded by the coding sequence ATGAATCGTTTGGTGAAAATGGGTCTTGCAGGCCTGTTTGCTTTTGGTCTTGCCCAGGCTAAGGTCAATTTCCCGTTCCCGCAGATGTCGGATTACGGTGGAAATGCGACGCTTTTGAGCGACAAGGCCAAGGCCTCCGAAGAATTGAAGTCCCAGTTTGCCTACTGGCTCAAAACCATGTACAACGAACAGGGCGATGTTGCCGGTGTCCGTTCTGATCCGGGCTCCGATACGTATTTCTCGGAAGGTGTCGGCTATGGCATGCTCCTTATGGTCTACTTTAGCGATAACACTACAAGCTATCAGCCGCAATTCGACAAGATTTGGAACTTCTACAAGAAGATGATGAACGAAAACGGCCTCATGATTTGGAAGGTCGGTAACCTTTCTCAGTCGTGGGATGCGGGTAACGGTGCTGCACTCGATGGCGATATCGATGCCGCCGCTGCTCTTGCAATGGCTTACTTCCAGTTCGGTGACGAAAAGTACAAGGAAGATGCCAAGAAGCTCATCCAAGCTATGAAAAAGTCCGAGTTCGAATCGAACGGTCTGCATTTGCCGGGCGACAAGTGGGGCGATGCCGCTTTCAACCGCAAGAACCCGGGCTATTTTGACCCTGCCTACATGCCGGTTTTTGCCTTGATCGATACGGACAATGCGGAATTCTGGAACAAGACCGCTTACGATGCCAACATGAAGCTTTACGAAGCTAGCTCTGCAGAAGTTACGACGGGCCTCATTGATGACTGGACTGATAAAAACGGTAAGAGCGAAGACGACTACTATAGTTACGATGCATCCCGCGCTCCGTGGCGTAATGCAAAGGCTGTCTGCTGGCATGGCGATACGCGTGCTCTCGCTCTCGACAAGAAAATGGCTGAATTTGTCTCTACCGTCAGTGCCGCCAACATGAAGGGCCCTGTCCTCAGATCGTCTGGCAGTCTTGGCAACGATCACAACAGCACGTTCGTGACCTCCCTCATGACATCTCTTATCTCCGATGCCAAGTATCAGGCAAAGCTCGATGAATACTGGAAGGAAGCGGTCGCTCTCGGTGACGAAAACTACTTCAACCAGTCTCTCAAGCTTTTGAACGGACTTCTCGTTTCGGGTAACATGCCGAACCTCGCCGCTGCAACGCCTTCGCAGCCGACTTCTTCGAGCTCTGTGAATTCGGAATCCAGCTCCAGCAGCGGAACGACTGCCTTGACCGCCGCAATGACGAGCGCTCCGAAGATGACGCTTGCCGGTAGAACGCTCCAGATTGCCGCCAATGGCAATGTCCATGTGGATTTGATTTCCATGACGGGTAGCGTGTTGAAGTCGTTCGACAATCACGCCAATGGAGTGTTGAACGTCTCCTTGAAGGCTGTTCCGAACGGTCTCTACGTTGTACGCGTCAAGAACGCTGGTATGACGAGCCTCAAGAAAATCAAGCTCGACTAA